A part of Streptomyces sp. NBC_01451 genomic DNA contains:
- a CDS encoding acyl-CoA carboxylase subunit beta: MTVLTSTLDTAFADHISHRESMLGKLAALDAEHAKALAGGGEKYTARHHARGKLLARERIELLLDPDTPFLELSPLAAWGSEYAVGAALVTGIGVVEGVECLITANDPTVRGGASNPWSLKKALRANDIALANRLPFISLVESGGADLPSQKEIFIPGGAVFRDLTRLSAAGIPTVAVVFGNSTAGGAYIPGMSDHVIMVKERAKVFLGGPPLVKMATGEESDDESLGGAEMHARVSGLADYFALDEHDALRQARRVVARLNHRKAYADPSPAEVRPPKYDAEELLGIVPGDLKVPFDPREVVARIVDASDFDEFKPLYGTSLVTGWAALHGYPVGILANAQGVLFSAESQKAAQFIQLANQRDIPLLFLHNTTGYMVGKEYEQGGIIKHGAMMINAVSNSRVPHLSVLMGASYGAGHYGMCGRAYDPRFLFAWPSAKSAVMGPQQLAGVLSIVARQSAAARGLPYDEEGDAALRAMVEQQIEAESLPMFLSGRLYDDGVIDPRDTRTVLGLCLSAIHTAPYEGARGGFGVFRM; encoded by the coding sequence GTGACGGTCCTGACCTCCACTCTCGACACGGCCTTCGCCGACCACATCTCCCACCGCGAGTCCATGCTCGGCAAACTCGCCGCCCTCGACGCCGAGCACGCCAAGGCGCTCGCGGGTGGCGGCGAGAAGTACACCGCCCGGCACCACGCCCGCGGCAAACTCCTCGCCCGTGAGCGCATCGAGCTGCTCCTCGACCCCGACACGCCCTTCCTGGAGCTGTCGCCGCTCGCGGCCTGGGGGAGCGAGTACGCCGTCGGGGCCGCCCTCGTCACCGGGATCGGGGTCGTCGAGGGTGTGGAATGCCTGATCACGGCCAACGACCCGACCGTGCGCGGCGGTGCCAGCAACCCCTGGAGCCTGAAGAAGGCCCTGCGCGCCAACGACATCGCGCTCGCCAACCGGCTGCCGTTCATCAGCCTCGTCGAGTCCGGCGGCGCGGATCTCCCGTCCCAGAAGGAGATCTTCATCCCCGGGGGAGCCGTCTTCCGCGACCTCACCCGGCTCTCCGCCGCCGGGATTCCCACGGTGGCCGTGGTGTTCGGGAACTCGACCGCCGGTGGGGCGTACATCCCCGGCATGTCCGATCACGTGATCATGGTCAAGGAGCGCGCCAAGGTGTTCCTCGGCGGGCCGCCCCTCGTGAAGATGGCCACCGGGGAGGAGAGCGACGACGAGTCGCTGGGCGGCGCCGAGATGCACGCGCGCGTGTCGGGCCTCGCCGACTACTTCGCCCTCGACGAGCACGACGCCCTGCGCCAGGCCCGCCGCGTCGTGGCACGCCTCAACCACCGCAAGGCGTACGCCGATCCGAGCCCGGCCGAGGTCCGGCCGCCCAAGTACGACGCGGAGGAGCTGCTGGGGATCGTCCCGGGCGACCTGAAGGTGCCCTTCGATCCCCGCGAGGTCGTCGCGCGTATCGTCGACGCCTCCGACTTCGACGAGTTCAAGCCCCTCTACGGGACCAGCCTCGTGACCGGCTGGGCCGCGCTGCACGGCTACCCGGTCGGCATCCTCGCCAACGCCCAAGGGGTGCTCTTCAGCGCGGAGTCGCAGAAGGCCGCCCAGTTCATCCAGCTCGCCAACCAGCGCGACATCCCGCTCCTCTTCCTCCACAACACCACCGGCTACATGGTCGGCAAGGAGTACGAGCAGGGCGGCATCATCAAGCACGGCGCGATGATGATCAACGCGGTCTCCAACTCCCGCGTCCCCCACCTCTCCGTCCTCATGGGAGCCTCGTACGGCGCCGGGCACTACGGCATGTGCGGGCGCGCCTACGACCCCCGTTTCCTCTTCGCCTGGCCCAGCGCCAAGTCCGCCGTCATGGGCCCGCAGCAGCTCGCCGGCGTGCTGTCGATCGTCGCCCGCCAGTCGGCCGCCGCCAGGGGGCTGCCGTACGACGAGGAGGGCGACGCCGCGCTGCGGGCCATGGTGGAGCAGCAGATCGAGGCCGAGTCCCTGCCCATGTTCCTCTCCGGGCGGCTGTACGACGACGGCGTCATCGACCCGCGCGACACCCGAACCGTCCTCGGCCTGTGCCTCTCCGCGATCCACACCGCCCCCTACGAGGGCGCCCGCGGCGGCTTCGGCGTCTTCCGGATGTAA
- a CDS encoding acetyl/propionyl/methylcrotonyl-CoA carboxylase subunit alpha gives MITSVLVANRGEIACRIFRTCRELGIRTVAVHSDADENALHARVADEAVRLPGTASADTYLRGDRIVEAALAAGADAVHPGYGFLSENAGFATAVLDAGLVWIGPPPAAIEAMASKTRAKQLMGLKPLTGVTEADLPVLVKAAAGGGGRGMRVVRELAALEGELEAARAEAYSAFGDGEVFVEPYVEGGRHVEVQILADTHGTVWALGTRDCSLQRRHQKVIEESPAPGIPETLTAELHELAVRAARAVDYTGAGTVEFLVGEDGRAHFLEMNTRLQVEHPVTEAVFGIDLVALQIRVAEGCALEALENGPPRARGHAIEARLYAENPAAAWTPQTGTLHRLAFPEAEGIRLDTGYADGDPIPVHYDPMLAKAVVHAPTRAEAIRKLAGALERATIHGPITNRDLLVRSLRHPEFTTARMTTGFYDRHLPELTEPNPDPQAPLAAALADAHGRSRFGGWRNLAARPQVKRYATADGEEHEAAYRHTREGLTAEAEGVRVVHADARLVVLEVAGVRRKFEVTRYGDEIHVNNTALTALPRFPDPTAQHAPGSLLAPMPGTVVRVAEGLAPGAPVQAGQPLLWLEAMKMEHRIAAPATGTLTALHAVTGQQVEVGTLLAVVI, from the coding sequence GTGATCACCTCCGTACTCGTCGCCAACCGCGGGGAGATCGCCTGCCGGATCTTCCGCACCTGCCGTGAGCTGGGCATCCGGACGGTCGCCGTGCATTCCGACGCCGACGAGAACGCCCTCCACGCGCGCGTGGCCGACGAGGCGGTACGGCTGCCGGGGACCGCCTCCGCGGACACGTATCTGCGCGGCGACAGAATCGTGGAGGCGGCGCTGGCGGCGGGCGCGGACGCCGTGCACCCCGGATACGGCTTCCTCTCCGAGAACGCCGGTTTCGCAACGGCCGTACTCGACGCGGGACTCGTCTGGATCGGCCCGCCCCCGGCCGCGATCGAGGCGATGGCGTCCAAGACGCGCGCCAAGCAGTTGATGGGGCTCAAGCCACTGACCGGCGTCACCGAGGCCGACCTGCCGGTACTGGTCAAGGCGGCGGCGGGCGGCGGCGGGCGAGGTATGCGCGTTGTCCGTGAACTGGCCGCGCTGGAAGGCGAGTTGGAGGCGGCCCGCGCGGAGGCCTACAGCGCCTTCGGAGACGGCGAGGTCTTCGTCGAGCCGTACGTCGAGGGCGGCCGGCATGTGGAGGTCCAGATCCTGGCCGACACCCACGGCACGGTGTGGGCGCTCGGCACCCGAGACTGCTCCCTCCAGCGCCGCCACCAGAAGGTGATCGAGGAGTCCCCGGCCCCCGGCATCCCGGAGACGCTCACCGCGGAACTCCACGAACTGGCCGTACGGGCCGCCCGCGCCGTCGACTACACGGGCGCCGGCACGGTCGAGTTCCTCGTCGGGGAGGACGGCAGGGCCCACTTCCTGGAGATGAACACCCGCCTCCAGGTCGAACACCCGGTCACGGAGGCGGTCTTCGGCATCGACCTGGTGGCCCTCCAGATACGCGTCGCGGAGGGCTGTGCCCTTGAGGCCCTCGAAAACGGCCCCCCACGCGCGCGTGGACACGCGATAGAGGCCCGCCTGTACGCCGAGAACCCGGCGGCTGCCTGGACCCCGCAGACCGGCACCCTGCACCGCCTCGCCTTCCCGGAGGCGGAGGGCATCCGCCTGGACACCGGGTACGCGGACGGCGACCCGATCCCCGTCCACTACGACCCGATGCTCGCCAAGGCCGTCGTACACGCCCCCACGCGCGCGGAGGCGATCCGCAAACTGGCGGGCGCACTGGAACGGGCGACGATCCACGGCCCGATCACCAACCGCGACCTCCTCGTCCGCTCCCTCCGCCACCCGGAGTTCACGACAGCCCGTATGACCACGGGCTTCTACGACCGCCACCTCCCCGAACTCACCGAGCCGAACCCCGACCCGCAGGCCCCCCTGGCCGCTGCCCTGGCCGACGCCCACGGCCGCTCCCGCTTCGGCGGCTGGCGCAACCTGGCGGCCCGACCGCAGGTCAAGCGCTACGCGACGGCGGACGGCGAGGAGCACGAGGCGGCCTACCGCCACACCCGCGAGGGCCTGACGGCGGAGGCGGAGGGGGTACGGGTCGTCCACGCCGACGCGCGTCTCGTCGTCCTCGAAGTGGCAGGCGTACGAAGGAAGTTCGAGGTGACGAGGTACGGCGACGAGATCCACGTCAACAACACGGCCCTGACCGCCCTGCCCCGCTTCCCGGACCCGACGGCACAGCACGCCCCGGGTTCCCTGCTGGCACCCATGCCGGGGACGGTGGTCCGGGTTGCGGAGGGCTTGGCGCCAGGAGCCCCCGTACAGGCCGGACAGCCCCTCCTGTGGCTGGAGGCGATGAAGATGGAACACAGGATCGCCGCTCCCGCGACAGGCACGCTCACGGCACTGCACGCCGTCACGGGTCAGCAGGTAGAGGTAGGCACTCTGCTGGCGGTGGTGATTTAA